The genome window GCCGCTCCAGCTTCCTCTTGGCCGCCTGCCGACGTTGCTCGTTGCTGGGCAACTGCTCCCTCCCCGGTCTGGCGAAATCGATGTTGTTGCGGGGGAGTTTATGGGGTGCGGCCTGGCCCGAACCTGAGAGATCGGGGGGACGGTAACCTTGGGGCCGGGTTCTGCGCGCCGCGCGGGGCGGCCGCGACCGGGTGACCGGGGGCGTCGCCCGGGGCGCGGGCGGAGCCGACCGGCGCCGAATCGAAGGGAAGGGTCGCACCTCGTGCTTGTCCTCGGGTTTCCGGCCGGGCCGTTGCAGGCGAACTGCTACGTGCTCGCGCGGGGTGACGGGCAGCCTTGCGTCATCGTCGACCCGGGCCAGGAGGCCGGGCCCGCGCTGGCCGAGCAGCTGCGCGAGCACGCGCTCACCCCGGCCGCGGTGCTGCTGACCCACGGGCACTTCGACCACGTCTTCTCCGCGGGCGACATCTGCAGCGAGCACGGCGTCCCGGCCTGGATCCACCCCGACGACAGCTACATGCTCGCCGACCCGGGCGCGGCGCTCGGGCCCGCCGGGCGCCAGCTCTTCGGCGGCGGGCCGAGCATGCCCGCGCCCACCGACGTCCGCGACCTCGCCGACGGCGACCGGCTGGAGCTGGCGGGCATCACCTTCGACGTCGTCCACACCCCGGGCCATACCGGCGGGTCGGTGCTGTTCCGCACCGGCACCGACGAGGGCGGTCGCCTGGTGCTCTCCGGCGACACCCTGTTCGCCGGAGCCATCGGACGCACCGACCTGCCCGGCGGCGACCACGCGCGGATGCTGCACAGCCTGAGCACCAAGGTGCTCGCGCTGGACGACGACACCGCCGTGCTGCCCGGCCACGGCCCCACCACGACCATCGGACGCGAGCGCGTGAGCAACCCGTTCCTCCAGGACCTGCCCGAGGCGGCCGAGCAGCCGCCGGGCCGCTGACGCCCGCGCCGAACCCCGCTACGAGGACTGCGAACCAGAACTGATGAGCACCTTCAACGCCCCCAAGGGCATCCCCGAGTACTTCCCGCCGGAATCGGCGGCCTTCCTCGCGGTCCGCGAGACGCTGGCCGACGCGGCCCGCCGCGCGGGCTACGGCTACATCGAGCTGCCGCTGTTCGAGGACACCTCGCTGTTCGCGCGCGGCGTCGGGGAGTCGACCGACGTGGTCAGCAAGGAGATGTACACCTTCGCCGACCGCGGCGGCCGCTCGGTCACGCTGCGGCCGGAGGGCACCGCCGGTGTCACGCGGTCGGTCATCGAGAACGGCCTCGACCGCGGCCAGCTGCCCGTGAAGCTCTACTACAGCGGCGCGTTCTTCCGCTACGAGCGCCCGCAGGCTGGCCGGTACCGGCAGCTCCAGCAGCTCGGCGTGGAGGCCATCGGCGTCGACGACCCGGCGCTGGACGCCGAGGTGATCGCCATCGCCGACGAGGGCTACCGCAGGCTGGGCCTGACCGGCTTCCGCATCGAGCTGACCTCGCTCGGCGACGAGACCTGCCGTCCGGCCTACCGTGCCAAGCTCCAGGAGTTCCTGAGCGGCCTGCCGCTGGACGAGGAGACCCGCAAGCGGGCCGAGCTCAACCCGCTGCGGGTGCTCGACGACAAGCGTCCCG of Saccharopolyspora erythraea contains these proteins:
- the hisS gene encoding histidine--tRNA ligase, producing the protein MSTFNAPKGIPEYFPPESAAFLAVRETLADAARRAGYGYIELPLFEDTSLFARGVGESTDVVSKEMYTFADRGGRSVTLRPEGTAGVTRSVIENGLDRGQLPVKLYYSGAFFRYERPQAGRYRQLQQLGVEAIGVDDPALDAEVIAIADEGYRRLGLTGFRIELTSLGDETCRPAYRAKLQEFLSGLPLDEETRKRAELNPLRVLDDKRPEVRELLTDAPLMVDHLSVEAKEHYEQVKTHLSDLGVAFTENPRLVRGLDYYTKTTFEFVHDGLGAQSGIGGGGRYDGLMAELGGQELSGVGFGLGVDRTLLACQAEGLAVGDQARCDVYCVPLGDAAKRRLVSIAGGLRGAGVRADVAYGGKSLKGAMKGADRSGARFALVLGERDLEAGTAQLKDLSSGEQRPVPLEDAVAAVREALKP
- a CDS encoding MBL fold metallo-hydrolase → MLVLGFPAGPLQANCYVLARGDGQPCVIVDPGQEAGPALAEQLREHALTPAAVLLTHGHFDHVFSAGDICSEHGVPAWIHPDDSYMLADPGAALGPAGRQLFGGGPSMPAPTDVRDLADGDRLELAGITFDVVHTPGHTGGSVLFRTGTDEGGRLVLSGDTLFAGAIGRTDLPGGDHARMLHSLSTKVLALDDDTAVLPGHGPTTTIGRERVSNPFLQDLPEAAEQPPGR